In Grus americana isolate bGruAme1 chromosome 4, bGruAme1.mat, whole genome shotgun sequence, one genomic interval encodes:
- the ERI1 gene encoding 3'-5' exoribonuclease 1 isoform X2, producing MRRRRSPPPPARRQHCKISDRETNGKNSTASSNDFSDPVYKEIAITNGYINRMTRDELRSKLAEFKLETRGVKDVLKKRLKNYYKKQKLMQKEPINGDSYYDYICVVDFEATCEEGNPPEFVHEIIEFPIVLLNTRTLEIEDTFQQYVKPEINPKLSNFCISLTGITQDIVDKADTFPQVLQNVIEWMRQRELGTKYSYSMLTDGSWDMSKFLNIQCRISRIKYPSFAKKWINIRKSYGNFYKVPRNQTKLTIMLEKLGMNYDGRPHSGLDDSKNIARIAIRMLQDGCELRVNERMHAGQLMTVSSSAPLEGAPAPQMPRYRN from the exons ATGCGCCGGCGCCGCTCGCCCCCGCCGCCTGCCCGCCG GCAGCATTGTAAGATCAGTGATCGAGAGACTAATGGGAAAAACTCAACTGCCAGTTCGAATGACTTCAGTGATCCGGTTTACAAAGAAATTGCTATAACCAATGGTTATATCAACAGAATGACCAGAGATGAACTCAGAAGTAAACTTGCAGAGTTCAAGCTTGAAACCAG AGGAGTGAAAGATGTGCTGAAAAAGCGACTGAAAAACTATTATAAGAAACAGAAGCTGATGCAGAAGGAACCCATTAATGGAGACAGCTACTATGACTACATCTGTGTTGTTGACTTTGAAGCAACATGTGAAGAAGGAAACCCACCTGAATTCGTACATGAAATAATTGAGTTTCCTATTGTCTTACTAAACACGCGTACCCTGGAAATA GAGGATACCTTTCAGCAATATGTGAAGCCAGAAATTAATCCCAAGCTTTCAAACTTCTGCATCAGCCTGACAGGAATCACCCAG GACATTGTTGATAAAGCTGATACATTTCCTCAAGTTCTGCAGAATGTCATAGAGTGGATGAGACAGCGAGAACTGGGAACAAAGTATAGCTATTCCATGTTGACAGATGG ATCTTGGGATATGAGTAAATTTTTGAACATCCAGTGCCGTATTAGCCGTATCAAATACCCTTCTTTTGCCAAAAAGTGGATCAATATTCGCAAATCATATGGGAACTTCTATAAG GTTCCCAGGAATCAGACCAAGCTGACAATCATGCTGGAAAAGCTGGGCATGAATTACGATGGGAGACCTCACAGTGGACTTGATGACTCTAAAAACATTGCAAGGATAGCTATAAGGATGCTGCAGGACGGCTGTGAACTGCGGGTGAATGAGAGAATGCATGCTGGACAGCTTATGACAGTCTCCTCCTCAGCCCCCTTAGAGGGAGCCCCTGCTCCGCAGATGCCCCGCTACAGAAACTAG
- the ERI1 gene encoding 3'-5' exoribonuclease 1 isoform X5 translates to MRRRRSPPPPARRGVKDVLKKRLKNYYKKQKLMQKEPINGDSYYDYICVVDFEATCEEGNPPEFVHEIIEFPIVLLNTRTLEIEDTFQQYVKPEINPKLSNFCISLTGITQDIVDKADTFPQVLQNVIEWMRQRELGTKYSYSMLTDGSWDMSKFLNIQCRISRIKYPSFAKKWINIRKSYGNFYKVPRNQTKLTIMLEKLGMNYDGRPHSGLDDSKNIARIAIRMLQDGCELRVNERMHAGQLMTVSSSAPLEGAPAPQMPRYRN, encoded by the exons ATGCGCCGGCGCCGCTCGCCCCCGCCGCCTGCCCGCCG AGGAGTGAAAGATGTGCTGAAAAAGCGACTGAAAAACTATTATAAGAAACAGAAGCTGATGCAGAAGGAACCCATTAATGGAGACAGCTACTATGACTACATCTGTGTTGTTGACTTTGAAGCAACATGTGAAGAAGGAAACCCACCTGAATTCGTACATGAAATAATTGAGTTTCCTATTGTCTTACTAAACACGCGTACCCTGGAAATA GAGGATACCTTTCAGCAATATGTGAAGCCAGAAATTAATCCCAAGCTTTCAAACTTCTGCATCAGCCTGACAGGAATCACCCAG GACATTGTTGATAAAGCTGATACATTTCCTCAAGTTCTGCAGAATGTCATAGAGTGGATGAGACAGCGAGAACTGGGAACAAAGTATAGCTATTCCATGTTGACAGATGG ATCTTGGGATATGAGTAAATTTTTGAACATCCAGTGCCGTATTAGCCGTATCAAATACCCTTCTTTTGCCAAAAAGTGGATCAATATTCGCAAATCATATGGGAACTTCTATAAG GTTCCCAGGAATCAGACCAAGCTGACAATCATGCTGGAAAAGCTGGGCATGAATTACGATGGGAGACCTCACAGTGGACTTGATGACTCTAAAAACATTGCAAGGATAGCTATAAGGATGCTGCAGGACGGCTGTGAACTGCGGGTGAATGAGAGAATGCATGCTGGACAGCTTATGACAGTCTCCTCCTCAGCCCCCTTAGAGGGAGCCCCTGCTCCGCAGATGCCCCGCTACAGAAACTAG
- the ERI1 gene encoding 3'-5' exoribonuclease 1 isoform X1: MEEQKENRPQVVPNDAPAPLAPAACPPGRQHCKISDRETNGKNSTASSNDFSDPVYKEIAITNGYINRMTRDELRSKLAEFKLETRGVKDVLKKRLKNYYKKQKLMQKEPINGDSYYDYICVVDFEATCEEGNPPEFVHEIIEFPIVLLNTRTLEIEDTFQQYVKPEINPKLSNFCISLTGITQDIVDKADTFPQVLQNVIEWMRQRELGTKYSYSMLTDGSWDMSKFLNIQCRISRIKYPSFAKKWINIRKSYGNFYKVPRNQTKLTIMLEKLGMNYDGRPHSGLDDSKNIARIAIRMLQDGCELRVNERMHAGQLMTVSSSAPLEGAPAPQMPRYRN; this comes from the exons atggaGGAGCAGAAGGAGAACCGCCCGCAGGTTGTCCCCAACGATGCGCCGGCGCCGCTCGCCCCCGCCGCCTGCCCGCCG GGTAGGCAGCATTGTAAGATCAGTGATCGAGAGACTAATGGGAAAAACTCAACTGCCAGTTCGAATGACTTCAGTGATCCGGTTTACAAAGAAATTGCTATAACCAATGGTTATATCAACAGAATGACCAGAGATGAACTCAGAAGTAAACTTGCAGAGTTCAAGCTTGAAACCAG AGGAGTGAAAGATGTGCTGAAAAAGCGACTGAAAAACTATTATAAGAAACAGAAGCTGATGCAGAAGGAACCCATTAATGGAGACAGCTACTATGACTACATCTGTGTTGTTGACTTTGAAGCAACATGTGAAGAAGGAAACCCACCTGAATTCGTACATGAAATAATTGAGTTTCCTATTGTCTTACTAAACACGCGTACCCTGGAAATA GAGGATACCTTTCAGCAATATGTGAAGCCAGAAATTAATCCCAAGCTTTCAAACTTCTGCATCAGCCTGACAGGAATCACCCAG GACATTGTTGATAAAGCTGATACATTTCCTCAAGTTCTGCAGAATGTCATAGAGTGGATGAGACAGCGAGAACTGGGAACAAAGTATAGCTATTCCATGTTGACAGATGG ATCTTGGGATATGAGTAAATTTTTGAACATCCAGTGCCGTATTAGCCGTATCAAATACCCTTCTTTTGCCAAAAAGTGGATCAATATTCGCAAATCATATGGGAACTTCTATAAG GTTCCCAGGAATCAGACCAAGCTGACAATCATGCTGGAAAAGCTGGGCATGAATTACGATGGGAGACCTCACAGTGGACTTGATGACTCTAAAAACATTGCAAGGATAGCTATAAGGATGCTGCAGGACGGCTGTGAACTGCGGGTGAATGAGAGAATGCATGCTGGACAGCTTATGACAGTCTCCTCCTCAGCCCCCTTAGAGGGAGCCCCTGCTCCGCAGATGCCCCGCTACAGAAACTAG
- the ERI1 gene encoding 3'-5' exoribonuclease 1 isoform X4, with protein sequence MTRDELRSKLAEFKLETRGVKDVLKKRLKNYYKKQKLMQKEPINGDSYYDYICVVDFEATCEEGNPPEFVHEIIEFPIVLLNTRTLEIEDTFQQYVKPEINPKLSNFCISLTGITQDIVDKADTFPQVLQNVIEWMRQRELGTKYSYSMLTDGSWDMSKFLNIQCRISRIKYPSFAKKWINIRKSYGNFYKVPRNQTKLTIMLEKLGMNYDGRPHSGLDDSKNIARIAIRMLQDGCELRVNERMHAGQLMTVSSSAPLEGAPAPQMPRYRN encoded by the exons ATGACCAGAGATGAACTCAGAAGTAAACTTGCAGAGTTCAAGCTTGAAACCAG AGGAGTGAAAGATGTGCTGAAAAAGCGACTGAAAAACTATTATAAGAAACAGAAGCTGATGCAGAAGGAACCCATTAATGGAGACAGCTACTATGACTACATCTGTGTTGTTGACTTTGAAGCAACATGTGAAGAAGGAAACCCACCTGAATTCGTACATGAAATAATTGAGTTTCCTATTGTCTTACTAAACACGCGTACCCTGGAAATA GAGGATACCTTTCAGCAATATGTGAAGCCAGAAATTAATCCCAAGCTTTCAAACTTCTGCATCAGCCTGACAGGAATCACCCAG GACATTGTTGATAAAGCTGATACATTTCCTCAAGTTCTGCAGAATGTCATAGAGTGGATGAGACAGCGAGAACTGGGAACAAAGTATAGCTATTCCATGTTGACAGATGG ATCTTGGGATATGAGTAAATTTTTGAACATCCAGTGCCGTATTAGCCGTATCAAATACCCTTCTTTTGCCAAAAAGTGGATCAATATTCGCAAATCATATGGGAACTTCTATAAG GTTCCCAGGAATCAGACCAAGCTGACAATCATGCTGGAAAAGCTGGGCATGAATTACGATGGGAGACCTCACAGTGGACTTGATGACTCTAAAAACATTGCAAGGATAGCTATAAGGATGCTGCAGGACGGCTGTGAACTGCGGGTGAATGAGAGAATGCATGCTGGACAGCTTATGACAGTCTCCTCCTCAGCCCCCTTAGAGGGAGCCCCTGCTCCGCAGATGCCCCGCTACAGAAACTAG
- the ERI1 gene encoding 3'-5' exoribonuclease 1 isoform X3 produces MTSDTCGRQHCKISDRETNGKNSTASSNDFSDPVYKEIAITNGYINRMTRDELRSKLAEFKLETRGVKDVLKKRLKNYYKKQKLMQKEPINGDSYYDYICVVDFEATCEEGNPPEFVHEIIEFPIVLLNTRTLEIEDTFQQYVKPEINPKLSNFCISLTGITQDIVDKADTFPQVLQNVIEWMRQRELGTKYSYSMLTDGSWDMSKFLNIQCRISRIKYPSFAKKWINIRKSYGNFYKVPRNQTKLTIMLEKLGMNYDGRPHSGLDDSKNIARIAIRMLQDGCELRVNERMHAGQLMTVSSSAPLEGAPAPQMPRYRN; encoded by the exons ATGACTTCAGACACGTGT GGTAGGCAGCATTGTAAGATCAGTGATCGAGAGACTAATGGGAAAAACTCAACTGCCAGTTCGAATGACTTCAGTGATCCGGTTTACAAAGAAATTGCTATAACCAATGGTTATATCAACAGAATGACCAGAGATGAACTCAGAAGTAAACTTGCAGAGTTCAAGCTTGAAACCAG AGGAGTGAAAGATGTGCTGAAAAAGCGACTGAAAAACTATTATAAGAAACAGAAGCTGATGCAGAAGGAACCCATTAATGGAGACAGCTACTATGACTACATCTGTGTTGTTGACTTTGAAGCAACATGTGAAGAAGGAAACCCACCTGAATTCGTACATGAAATAATTGAGTTTCCTATTGTCTTACTAAACACGCGTACCCTGGAAATA GAGGATACCTTTCAGCAATATGTGAAGCCAGAAATTAATCCCAAGCTTTCAAACTTCTGCATCAGCCTGACAGGAATCACCCAG GACATTGTTGATAAAGCTGATACATTTCCTCAAGTTCTGCAGAATGTCATAGAGTGGATGAGACAGCGAGAACTGGGAACAAAGTATAGCTATTCCATGTTGACAGATGG ATCTTGGGATATGAGTAAATTTTTGAACATCCAGTGCCGTATTAGCCGTATCAAATACCCTTCTTTTGCCAAAAAGTGGATCAATATTCGCAAATCATATGGGAACTTCTATAAG GTTCCCAGGAATCAGACCAAGCTGACAATCATGCTGGAAAAGCTGGGCATGAATTACGATGGGAGACCTCACAGTGGACTTGATGACTCTAAAAACATTGCAAGGATAGCTATAAGGATGCTGCAGGACGGCTGTGAACTGCGGGTGAATGAGAGAATGCATGCTGGACAGCTTATGACAGTCTCCTCCTCAGCCCCCTTAGAGGGAGCCCCTGCTCCGCAGATGCCCCGCTACAGAAACTAG